A window from Zingiber officinale cultivar Zhangliang chromosome 7A, Zo_v1.1, whole genome shotgun sequence encodes these proteins:
- the LOC122000675 gene encoding regulatory-associated protein of TOR 1-like has product MALGDLMASRLSVSSPSVSNHLDEFSGREDGGAPVGEREQEAVHATESNLPVTAAAGATSMAYLPQTVVLSEFRHEGFEDCAEVGPSDSGLVSKWRPKDRLKTGCVALVLCLNIGVDPPDVIKISPCARMECWIDPHSMAAPKALETIGRALHAQYERWQPRARYKLQLDPTVEEVKKLCNTCRKYARAERVLFHYNGHGVPKPTANGEIWVFNKSYTQYIPLPINELDSWLKTPSIYVFDCSAAGMIVKAFLERQDWNTSGSSGSSSKDFILLAACEAHETLPQSVEFPADVFTSCLTTPIKMALRWFCSRSLLRDSLNYSLIDQIPGRQNDRKTLLGELNWIFTAVTDTIAWNVLPHDLFQRLFRQDLLVASLFRNFLLAERIMRAANCSPVSYPLLPPTHQHHMWDAWDMAAEICLSKLPQLIADPNADFQSSPFFTEQLTAFEVWLDHGSEHKKPPEQLPIVLQVLLSQSHRFRALVLLGRFLDMGPWAVDLALSVGIFPYVLKLLQTTATELRQILVFIWTKILALDKSCQVDLVKDGGHTYFIRFLDSMDAYPEQRAMAAFVLAVVVDGHRRGQEACIEANLINVCLKHLQIANPSDGQTEPLLLQWLCLCLGKLWEDFPEAQVIGLQADAPTIILPLLLEPQPEVRASAAFALGTLIDVASVSFGDGHGVDEDFDDDEKIKAELNIIKNLLQLAVDGSPLVRAEVAVALARFAFSYNKPLKSTAVENWKPLTSQPSLASINHLNNYTPSQFVQVGSSISHIGPVLRGNSESNTAGREGRISSSSPIASVGIMHGSPLSDDSSHHSDSGILTKEIGSNGVINCSRARPFDNALCSQFTMALFNMTKDPSPRVANLARRALSIIGIELVVTKAPRLGINHGDSSVPSHTSNLPGLARSSSWFDLNAGHISVAFRTPPVSPPRQNYMAGLRRVCSLEFRPHQLNSPDTGLADPLLGAAGSSGGSERSLLPQSTIYNWSCGHFSRPLLAGADDNEETISRREERERIALDRIVKCQHSSNVKLANQIASWDTKFETGMKASLLLPFSPIVVAADENEQIRVWNYEEATTLNSFDNHESSDRGISKLSLVNELDDSLLLVASSDGNVRFWKNFTERGKQKLVSAFSSLQGHRNAARGTAAVVDWQQQSGYLYASGGTSSVLLWDLDKEQLVSSIPSSSDSCISALSASQVQGGQFAAGFVDGTIRIYDIRTPEMPVCTAQPHTQKVEKVVGIGFQPGLDTTKIVSASLAGDIQFLDVRNQSEPYLTIDAHRGSLAALAIHRHAPIIASGSAKQIVKVFSLKGEQLSIIRYYPTFMAQRIGSVSCLTFHPYRVLLAIGAADACVSIYADDTYQTR; this is encoded by the exons ATGGCATTGGGAGATCTGATGGCATCCAGGTTGTCTGTGTCGTCGCCGTCCGTTTCGAATCATCTGGATGAGTTCTCTGGCCGGGAGGATGGGGGAGCGCCCGTGGGAGAGAGGGAACAGGAGGCGGTGCATGCGACTGAGAGCAACTTGCCGGTGACGGCAGCTGCGGGAGCCACCAGCATGGCGTACTTGCCTCAGACAGTCGTGCTCTCAGAATTCCGGCATGAGGGTTTTGAGGATTGCGCCGAGGTGGGGCCTTCAGATAGTGGGTTGGTGTCGAAGTGGCGGCCCAAGGACCGG CTTAAGACAGGATGCGTGGCACTCGTGTTATGTTTAAATATTGGTGTTGACCCGCCTGATGTTATTAAAATATCTCCTTGTGCCCGGATGGAGTGTTGGATAG ATCCACATTCTATGGCTGCTCCAAAAGCTCTTGAAACAATTGGAAGGGCATTGCATGCTCAATATGAGCGCTGGCAACCTCGG GCTCGTTATAAGCTCCAACTTGATCCCACTGTGGAGGAAGTGAAGAAGCTTTGTAATACTTGCCGGAAATATGCCAGGGCGGAAAGGGTTCTATTCCATTATAATGGGCACGGAGTGCCTAAGCCTACAGCAAATGGAGAAATTTGGGTCTTCAACAAG AGCTACACACAATATATTCCATTACCAATCAATGAGCTTGACTCGTGGCTTAAGACACCTTCGATCTATGTGTTCGACTGTTCTGCAGCAGGGATGATTGTCAAAGCCTTTCTAGAG CGCCAAGATTGGAACACTTCTGGTTCTTCTGGTTCCTCATCAAAGGATTTTATTTTGCTTGCTGCTTGTGAAGCCCATGAGACGCTTCCACAGAGTGTTGAATTTCCTGCTGATGTGTTCACATCCTGCCTCACTACACCTATTAAAATGGCATTGCGTTG GTTTTGCTCTCGATCTTTGCTTCGTGATTCACTCAACTACTCTCTTATCGATCAAATTCCTGGGCGTCAAAATGACCGAAAGACACTTCTAGGGGAGCTGAATTGGATTTTTACTGCTGTCACTGACACAATTGCATGGAATGTCCTTCCCCATG ATCTTTTCCAAAGACTATTTAGGCAAGATCTGTTAGTTGCAAGTCTCTTTCGCAATTTCTTACTTGCTGAGCGAATTATGAGAGCTGCCAACTGCTCTCCTGTTTCATATCCATTGTTGCCGCCAACTCATCAGCATCATATGTG GGATGCATGGGACATGGCTGCTGAAATTTGCTTGTCTAAACTTCCACAGTTGATTGCGGATCCTAATGCTGATTTCCAG TCAAGCCCATTCTTCACCGAGCAACTCACAGCTTTTGAGGTGTGGCTAGACCATGGTTCCGAACACAAGAAACCACCAGAGCAGCTACCAATAGTTCTTCAG GTTTTACTAAGCCAGTCTCATCGATTCCGGGCATTGGTTCTCTTAGGAAGATTCCTTGATATGGGACCTTGGGCTGTTGATCTG GCCTTATCTGTTGGCATCTTTCCTTATGTCCTAAAGCTTTTACAAACCACTGCTACTGAATTGCGACAAATACTGGTGTTCATTTGGACCAAAATTCTTGCCCTTGATAAG TCTTGTCAGGTAGATCTGGTAAAAGATGGCGGGCACACATATTTTATCAGGTTTCTTGATAGCATGGATGCCTATCCTGAGCAGCGAGCAATGGCTGCTTTTGTCTTGGCAGTTGTAGTGGACGGACATCGGCGGGGACAAGAAGCATGCATTGAAGCAAATTTGATAAATGTGTGCCTGAAGCATTTACAAATTGCTAATCCAAGTGATGGGCAAACTGAGCCTTTACTTCTTCAATGGCTTTGTCTATGTCTGGGAAAGCTATGGGAAGATTTTCCAGAAGCACAAGTCATAGGTTTGCAAGCTGATGCACCAACAATAATTTTACCTTTATTATTGGAGCCACAACCTGAG GTTAGAGCTTCTGCTGCTTTTGCTTTGGGAACCCTTATTGATGTTGCATCTGTCTCATTTGGTGATGGACATGGCGTTGATGAGGACTTTGATGATGACGAAAAGATAAAAGCTGAGCTGAATATCATTAAAAACCTTCTACAACTTGCTGTGGATGGAAGTCCTTTGGTGCGGGCTGAGGTTGCTGTAG CTCTTGCCCGCTTTGCCTTTTCTTACAACAAACCTCTCAAGTCAACTGCTGTTGAAAATTGGAAGCCTCTGACCTCTCAGCCTTCTCTTGCCAGCATAAATCATCTTAACAACTATACACCCAGCCAATTTGTGCAGGTGGGAAGCTCAATCTCACATATTGGTCCTGTATTAAGAGGAAATAGTGAGAGTAACACTGCTGGTAGAGAAGGAAGGATATCCTCAAGTAGCCCCATTGCATCAGTTGGCATAATGCATGGTTCTCCACTCTCTGATGATTCTTCTCATCATTCTGATTCTGGTATACTGACCAAAGAAATTGGTAGTAATGGGGTCATTAATTGCTCTAGAGCAAGACCTTTTGACAATGCTTTATGTTCTCAGTTTACTATGGCTTTGTTTAATATGACAAAGGATCCTTCTCCTCGTGTTGCAAACCTTGCCCGAAGAGCACTTTCCATAATTGGTATTGAACTAGTGGTCACAAAAGCTCCAAGGTTAGGCATAAACCATGGCGATTCTTCTGTTCCATCTCACACTTCTAATCTTCCAGGATTGGCGCGCTCATCTTCGTGGTTTGACTTGAATGCTG GTCACATATCTGTGGCATTCCGGACGCCTCCTGTTAGTCCTCCTCGTCAAAATTATATGGCAGGACTTCGCCGAGTATGCTCTCTCGAGTTCAGGCCACATCAACTGAATTCTCCAGATACTGGATTAGCTGATCCACTTCTAGGAGCTGCTGGATCTTCTGGTGGTTCTGAGCGTAGTTTACTTCCACAATCAACTATCTACAATTGGAGTTGTGGCCATTTTTCTAGACCACTTCTCGCTGGAGCTGATGACAATGAAGAAACTATTTCTAGAAGGGAAGAAAGAGAGAGGATTGCTTTAGATCGCATAGTTAAATGCCAACATTCTT CTAATGTCAAACTTGCCAATCAAATTGCTAGCTGGGACACTAAGTTTGAAACAGGCATGAAAGCTTCACTGCTCTTGCCTTTTTCTCCAATTGTAGTTGCTGCTGATGAGAATGAACAGATCAG GGTATGGAATTATGAAGAAGCTACTACTTTGAACAGTTTTGATAATCATGAATCATCTGATAGAGGGATATCCAAGCTCTCCCTTGTAAATGAACTTGATGACAGCTTGCTTCTAGTTGCTTCAA GTGATGGAAATGTTCGCTTTTGGAAAAATTTCACGGAACGAGGGAAACAAAAACTTGTATCAGCATTCTCTTCACTTCAAGGTCATCGGAATGCAGCTCGTGGCACAGCTGCTGTTGTTGATTGGCAGCAACAGTCTGGTTATTTG TATGCTTCTGGAGGCACATCATCTGTCCTGCTTTGGGATCTGGACAAAGAGCAGCTAGTTAGCTCCATCCCATCATCATCTGACAGTTGCATATCAGCTTTG TCTGCTTCTCAAGTTCAGGGTGGTCAATTTGCAGCTGGCTTTGTTGATGGTACTATCAGGATATACGACATTCGTACTCCTGAAAT GCCGGTCTGCACTGCTCAGCCTCACACACAGAAGGTAGAGAAGGTTGTGGGAATTGGTTTTCAGCCTGGACTTGATACAACTAAG ATTGTCAGTGCATCGCTAGCAGGGGATATACAGTTCCTGGATGTTAGAAACCAATCTGAACCATATCTTACCATTGATGCACATAGGGGTTCCCTTGCTGCCTTGGCAATTCATCGGCACGCTCCAATTATTGCAAGTGGTTCTGCTAAGCAAATTGTGAAGGTTTTCAGTCTAAAAGGAGAGCAGCTAAGCATCATCAGATATTACCCTACTTTCATGGCTCAGAGAATAGGTTCTGTTAGCTGTCTCACTTTCCACCCGTACAGAGTACTCCTTGCTATTGGTGCTGCCGATGCCTGTGTATCTATCTATGCAGATGACACTTACCAAACAAGATGA
- the LOC122000677 gene encoding uncharacterized protein LOC122000677 isoform X2, whose protein sequence is MESNGDKRDEKEIVEEQGSVISPTVKDQNTLYIQPSQHENVFQDTKKCSFLDIIRNIPHGNKFRKLGPSPSAKFRQFAYERDEFSRSVISEQSPTQQSRVFLVRRIDWASLWSMCKEWFRDPMNIALFIWISIVAISGAILFMVMTGMLNSALPNKSQRDAWFEVNNQILNALFTLMCLYQHPKRFYHLVLLCRWGPNDILVLRKIYCKNGMYKPNEWMHMMVVVSLLHLNCFAQYALCGLNLGYPRSKRPAIGVALCISVSIAAPAFASVYNILSPLGRDYTSETDPEAPAKIVSTAEGLTPRVKSLEKKFSFVVKEDQNLAQSKPEWVGGLFDLWDDISLAYLSIFCSCCIFGWNMERLGFGNMYVHIMTFLLFCLAPFFIFNLAAVNINNEAVREALGVSGILLCFFGLLYGGFWRIQMRKKYNLPSSTFCCGHASSTDCFQWLFCCSCSLAQEVRTADYYEIVEDKLRDKQNDDGQLEDGTPLFRSTPGSPFQGRSSPSIFRMEYRTTPVSYSAGQTPEMHSPVAAQGFPSVTRKEGNMSPAISTAE, encoded by the coding sequence ATGGAATCCAATGGCGATAAAAGAGATGAAAAGGAAATTGTGGAAGAACAAGGCTCTGTCATCTCACCAACTGTCAAGGATCAAAACACTCTTTACATTCAGCCATCTCAGCATGAAAATGTATTTCAGGATACTAAGAAATGTTCATTCCTGGATATCATTAGAAATATTCCTCATGGCAACAAGTTTAGGAAACTTGGTCCTTCCCCTTCAGCCAAGTTTCGTCAATTTGCATATGAACGAGATGAGTTCTCTCGTTCAGTGATCTCTGAGCAGAGTCCTACACAACAGTCCCGTGTGTTCTTGGTCAGAAGAATTGATTGGGCATCCTTATGGTCAATGTGCAAAGAATGGTTTAGAGATCCCATGAATATCGCACTTTTCATCTGGATTTCTATTGTCGCAATATCTGGTGCTATCCTATTCATGGTTATGACAGGAATGCTAAATTCCGCTTTACCAAATAAGTCTCAAAGAGACGCCTGGTTCGAAGTTAACAATCAGATCTTGAATGCATTATTCACTCTAATGTGCCTCTATCAGCACCCGAAGAGATTCTACCATCTTGTGCTTCTGTGTCGATGGGGACCAAATGACATTCTGGTGCTCAGAAAAATTTACTGCAAAAACGGCATGTACAAACCTAATGAATGGATGCATATGATGGTTGTGGTTTCTCTTCTCCATCTGAATTGTTTCGCACAGTATGCTCTGTGTGGTCTCAACTTGGGTTATCCCAGATCCAAGCGACCTGCAATTGGAGTTGCATTGTGCATCTCGGTATCCATTGCTGCTCCAGCTTTTGCTAGCGTGTACAATATTCTCAGTCCCCTCGGGAGGGATTATACAAGTGAAACTGATCCAGAAGCACCAGCCAAGATTGTTTCAACCGCTGAGGGGTTGACTCCACGGGTAAAATCCCTTGAAAAAAAGTTCTCTTTTGTTGTAAAAGAAGACCAAAATTTGGCACAGAGTAAACCAGAATGGGTAGGTGGTCTATTTGATCTCTGGGACGACATTTCCCTCGCATATCTTTCAATCTTCTGCAGCTGTTGCATATTTGGGTGGAATATGGAGAGGCTTGGATTCGGCAACATGTATGTTCATATTATGACTTTTCTTCTCTTTTGCCTGGCTCCTTTCTTCATCTTCAACCTGGCAGCTGTCAATATCAACAACGAGGCGGTCAGAGAGGCACTGGGGGTTTCAGGCATTCTGCTGTGCTTTTTCGGTCTGCTCTACGGTGGCTTTTGGAGGATTCAGATGAGGAAGAAATACAATCTTCCTTCAAGCACATTTTGCTGCGGGCACGCCTCATCGACCGACTGCTTTCAGTGGCTTTTCTGTTGCTCGTGCTCTCTCGCGCAGGAGGTGAGGACAGCAGATTACTATGAGATCGTGGAGGACAAGCTACGTGACAAACAGAACGACGATGGCCAGCTCGAAGATGGCACACCTCTGTTTAGATCCACTCCGGGTTCTCCTTTCCAAGGCCGGTCCAGTCCGTCGATCTTTCGGATGGAATATAGGACGACTCCTGTAAGTTATTCTGCGGGACAGACTCCAGAGATGCATTCGCCTGTTGCTGCACAAGGATTTCCATCAGTTACACGAAAAGAAGGCAATATGTCACCGGCTATTTCTACTGCAGAGTAA
- the LOC122000677 gene encoding uncharacterized protein LOC122000677 isoform X1, protein MLQPKMVEIMESNGDKRDEKEIVEEQGSVISPTVKDQNTLYIQPSQHENVFQDTKKCSFLDIIRNIPHGNKFRKLGPSPSAKFRQFAYERDEFSRSVISEQSPTQQSRVFLVRRIDWASLWSMCKEWFRDPMNIALFIWISIVAISGAILFMVMTGMLNSALPNKSQRDAWFEVNNQILNALFTLMCLYQHPKRFYHLVLLCRWGPNDILVLRKIYCKNGMYKPNEWMHMMVVVSLLHLNCFAQYALCGLNLGYPRSKRPAIGVALCISVSIAAPAFASVYNILSPLGRDYTSETDPEAPAKIVSTAEGLTPRVKSLEKKFSFVVKEDQNLAQSKPEWVGGLFDLWDDISLAYLSIFCSCCIFGWNMERLGFGNMYVHIMTFLLFCLAPFFIFNLAAVNINNEAVREALGVSGILLCFFGLLYGGFWRIQMRKKYNLPSSTFCCGHASSTDCFQWLFCCSCSLAQEVRTADYYEIVEDKLRDKQNDDGQLEDGTPLFRSTPGSPFQGRSSPSIFRMEYRTTPVSYSAGQTPEMHSPVAAQGFPSVTRKEGNMSPAISTAE, encoded by the exons ATGCTTCAACCGAAGATGGTGgag ATAATGGAATCCAATGGCGATAAAAGAGATGAAAAGGAAATTGTGGAAGAACAAGGCTCTGTCATCTCACCAACTGTCAAGGATCAAAACACTCTTTACATTCAGCCATCTCAGCATGAAAATGTATTTCAGGATACTAAGAAATGTTCATTCCTGGATATCATTAGAAATATTCCTCATGGCAACAAGTTTAGGAAACTTGGTCCTTCCCCTTCAGCCAAGTTTCGTCAATTTGCATATGAACGAGATGAGTTCTCTCGTTCAGTGATCTCTGAGCAGAGTCCTACACAACAGTCCCGTGTGTTCTTGGTCAGAAGAATTGATTGGGCATCCTTATGGTCAATGTGCAAAGAATGGTTTAGAGATCCCATGAATATCGCACTTTTCATCTGGATTTCTATTGTCGCAATATCTGGTGCTATCCTATTCATGGTTATGACAGGAATGCTAAATTCCGCTTTACCAAATAAGTCTCAAAGAGACGCCTGGTTCGAAGTTAACAATCAGATCTTGAATGCATTATTCACTCTAATGTGCCTCTATCAGCACCCGAAGAGATTCTACCATCTTGTGCTTCTGTGTCGATGGGGACCAAATGACATTCTGGTGCTCAGAAAAATTTACTGCAAAAACGGCATGTACAAACCTAATGAATGGATGCATATGATGGTTGTGGTTTCTCTTCTCCATCTGAATTGTTTCGCACAGTATGCTCTGTGTGGTCTCAACTTGGGTTATCCCAGATCCAAGCGACCTGCAATTGGAGTTGCATTGTGCATCTCGGTATCCATTGCTGCTCCAGCTTTTGCTAGCGTGTACAATATTCTCAGTCCCCTCGGGAGGGATTATACAAGTGAAACTGATCCAGAAGCACCAGCCAAGATTGTTTCAACCGCTGAGGGGTTGACTCCACGGGTAAAATCCCTTGAAAAAAAGTTCTCTTTTGTTGTAAAAGAAGACCAAAATTTGGCACAGAGTAAACCAGAATGGGTAGGTGGTCTATTTGATCTCTGGGACGACATTTCCCTCGCATATCTTTCAATCTTCTGCAGCTGTTGCATATTTGGGTGGAATATGGAGAGGCTTGGATTCGGCAACATGTATGTTCATATTATGACTTTTCTTCTCTTTTGCCTGGCTCCTTTCTTCATCTTCAACCTGGCAGCTGTCAATATCAACAACGAGGCGGTCAGAGAGGCACTGGGGGTTTCAGGCATTCTGCTGTGCTTTTTCGGTCTGCTCTACGGTGGCTTTTGGAGGATTCAGATGAGGAAGAAATACAATCTTCCTTCAAGCACATTTTGCTGCGGGCACGCCTCATCGACCGACTGCTTTCAGTGGCTTTTCTGTTGCTCGTGCTCTCTCGCGCAGGAGGTGAGGACAGCAGATTACTATGAGATCGTGGAGGACAAGCTACGTGACAAACAGAACGACGATGGCCAGCTCGAAGATGGCACACCTCTGTTTAGATCCACTCCGGGTTCTCCTTTCCAAGGCCGGTCCAGTCCGTCGATCTTTCGGATGGAATATAGGACGACTCCTGTAAGTTATTCTGCGGGACAGACTCCAGAGATGCATTCGCCTGTTGCTGCACAAGGATTTCCATCAGTTACACGAAAAGAAGGCAATATGTCACCGGCTATTTCTACTGCAGAGTAA
- the LOC122000679 gene encoding protein trichome birefringence-like 28 codes for MDSPLAAVAKLAGFYLRKGGKLPILIVAVAVFLLAAVLYGEDMRSLAEYSWWRYKALYETDYAPGDPFVPEACDLSDGDWVFDQDYPPYREGDCEFLSKQVSCLQNGRPDTLYQKWRWQPKNCSLPRFDARRMLEWLRGRRMVFVGDSINRNQWESMVCLMQTVVPRGRRSRIVDGSRIIFPIKEYHASIEFYWAPFLVESNSDEPEFHSIPVRVINPDSVEKHAAHWKGADVLVFNSYIWWMNDPRMKVLRPGAKNWTEHQEIGRREAYERVLRTVFDWVDRNLDPNSSSVFFMSMSPLHGRSMDWGNPDGVKCAKEREPIRNMSGVHIGTEMGLWALARKAAASTARVPVTFVDITAMSERRKDAHTSVFTMQQGKVLTPEQKAEPAKFADCLHWCVPGLPDTWNQLIYARFLSGRRPQR; via the exons ATGGACTCGCCGCTCGCGGCGGTGGCCAAACTCGCCGGATTCTACCTCCGGAAAGGCGGTAAGCTCCCCATCTTAATCGTGGCCGTCGCGGTCTTCCTTCTCGCTGCCGTCCTGTACGGCGAAGACATGCGTAGCTTGGCTGAGTACTCCTGGTGGCGCTACAAGGCCCTCTACGAGACCGACTACGCCCCTGGGGACCCCTTCGTGCCGGAGGCCTGCGACCTTTCGGATGGCGACTGGGTGTTCGACCAAGATTACCCCCCTTACCGGGAGGGCGACTGCGAGTTCCTCTCGAAGCAGGTCTCCTGCTTGCAGAACGGCCGGCCGGATACCTTGTACCAGAAGTGGCGGTGGCAACCCAAGAACTGCTCCTTGCCCAG ATTCGACGCGAGGCGGATGCTGGAGTGGCTACGAGGTAGGCGGATGGTATTCGTCGGGGACTCGATTAATCGGAATCAGTGGGAGTCGATGGTGTGTCTGATGCAGACGGTGGTGCCGCGGGGGAGGAGAAGCCGCATCGTCGATGGATCTCGCATCATCTTCCCGATCAAG GAGTACCATGCGTCGATCGAGTTCTACTGGGCGCCGTTCCTGGTGGAGTCGAACTCCGACGAGCCGGAGTTCCACAGCATCCCGGTGAGGGTCATTAACCCCGACAGTGTGGAGAAGCACGCGGCCCACTGGAAGGGGGCGGATGTACTCGTGTTCAACTCCTACATCTGGTGGATGAACGATCCCCGGATGAAAGTCCT GCGTCCGGGAGCCAAGAACTGGACAGAGCACCAGGAGATTGGAAGAAGGGAAGCTTACGAGCGAGTGCTGCGGACTGTGTTCGATTGGGTGGATCGCAACTTGGACCCCAACAGCTCCTCTGTCTTCTTCATGAGCATGTCCCCTCTCCATGGCAG GAGCATGGACTGGGGCAACCCGGACGGCGTCAAGTGCGCAAAGGAGCGAGAGCCGATACGGAACATGTCGGGAGTGCACATCGGAACGGAGATGGGCCTGTGGGCGCTGGCGAGGAAGGCGGCGGCCTCGACGGCGCGCGTGCCGGTCACATTCGTTGACATCACGGCCATGTCGGAGCGGCGCAAAGACGCGCACACGTCGGTGTTCACAATGCAGCAAGGGAAGGTGCTGACGCCGGAGCAGAAGGCGGAGCCGGCCAAGTTCGCCGACTGCCTGCACTGGTGCGTGCCCGGACTTCCCGATACGTGGAACCAACTCATCTACGCCAGGTTCCTCTCAGGCCGGCGGCCTCAACGATAG